The following nucleotide sequence is from Oenanthe melanoleuca isolate GR-GAL-2019-014 chromosome 5, OMel1.0, whole genome shotgun sequence.
CAGAACAGGGGTGGCCAGAACAAACCTGAGGCTTCATGGCCCTGACAAGAATCATTTTTGGACTTGGTTCAGGACAAACAGGTTGATCCCCACCATTGCTTGCAGGTCTGATGCCTGCTGGGtggagcagggcactgctgctggggtgagAGCTGGGCAGGGTCTGTCCTGGGTTTCAGCTCaacttttggttttgtttggcaTCTCCAGGTagggcaggcagggaacagTCAAACAGGTGGGGGATTTACTGCATGGAATGTGTAGGGGAGGGGTCTGCTCACAACTGGCCATGGACTTGCTTCCCCCAGTTGTTTAAGGTCCTGGCTCTGTGCTTGGTTATGGGTATGTGTCATCTTGgttcctttttccccttctagGTCTCTGGATTTGTCAGCCTTGCAGGCTTCTGGACACACCTCCTCTCAGCCATGAGGAGATCAGAAGGATTTGATATCTGGGTGGtcacctgcagcatcctgctctTGTCCTGCAGCCTGCCATGCCTCGCTCAGcccctgcaggacagggatgtgacCAAGGTCCAGCACGGcccctgggcagggaatgggctGGAAGATGAGAGGACAGGCATGGTGGACTTGAGAAACAGCCTGGGCCCTTCTGAGCAGCCAGTTTCTGAAGAGCCATGTGCAGGGTCAGCAGAGCCATCTGGGACAGCCCTGGATGGAGCTttcactgcaggaggagcagctgtccctgccagccagggcctgggggctctcccctctgctgggacactgcctggggagccacagctggagcaggatgaAGCACTGGGGGCCATGCTGACCACAGCTGTGACCACGCTgatccccccagcccaggaggagtCTGGTGGCCCCACTGGTGAGGCCACAACCCAGGGTGGTGTGGCAgtggagcccagctctgccagcccctcagCAAACCCCCTTTCTGGGagcactgaggaggaggaggaagcagagagcagctcccagcccccagctgtgccccagcccacgctgagccccagctgggaagcagcaagTGACCACCCTGCCATCCCaactgcccaggctgcagctgtgacctctgagctggagctgctgagagcccaCACTGGGAGCCCTCTGAAATCCCTGGCTCCACCAGCCTCTGTGGCTGCCAAACATCCCCTCGTGGCCACTGAGGGCTCCCTTCACCCAGAagcagggacaggtgtgacacaaGAGCTGCCCACCACGGCTGGCACTGTCACCATCCCCCCTGTGGACACTGTGCCACCTGACTGGGATGACACAAAACTGGGGGACATCAGCCAAGGGGGAAGCATCCCTCATGAGAGGGTGACAGAGAAGCTGGGGACAACAGAACCATCCCAGACCACCCAGCAAGGcgtggaggaggaggaagaggatgcCACAAGAGCAGTGccctccccagtgtcccctccagcagcacctgagctTCCCAAGGAGAGCAACTGCACGGTGCCAGTGCAGggggaggagctgccagcagcttccacaggcagcagtgatgCTTCCCACACTGGGAACCTGCCAGATGCACACACAGCTGATCTTGGCTCACTGGAAAACATAAGTGCAGTCACAGCAGAGGAGGACACAAGCATCCCTCCATCAcagccagaggctgctgtggTGACAGATACCCAGCCTGAGCTCTCTCCTACTCTGGAGAGTTCATGGAAAGGTAAAACTTGCCTGTTACAGACATCTCTCATTGCTGGGATTTAAagtgggctgtgccagcagcctgtgAGCCACTGAAGTCCTGACTGGCTTTACAGGGTctgtgcagagagctgctggccCCTGTAACAAACTCCTGGTGGTGTCTCCTCACcccacagaggagctgtggctgtccaGTGCTTGTCCCAGCTCTTACCTGCAGGCAGAACTCCTCCTGGCCAGCCTGCCACAGGCTGATGGTGTCACCTTGCCCTGCACATACCTCCAGAGATGGCACCTTCAGCCTCATGGCAGTGTTCCTGTTTGTGCttaaaatataaaggaaatgctaaaaaaaaaaaaaaaggctggtCAGGTGTTGGGCAATGACATGTTTCTAGGTTGATGAGGACTTTTTAATTGCTGGGTGTCTTTATTCTTCCCTCTTTGGCTGCAGATGCTAAAAGGATGATTTCTCTTCACTGCATCCAAAAGACCTAATTTTTGCTGTAAAAGAAGGGAGGCTAATTGCAGGCTGGTGCTGAAACCTGACtgattaatttctaatttataaGCACTTGACTTGTCAGCAGGTTGCCTCTCTGCTGTTTCCCAGATGTTGGGGAAACAACACTGTAAGACTTgtgcaacaaaaacaaacccttctGCATAGCTGGGAATTCAGTGGGAGCTGGTCACTGCAGGCtggacctgctgctggcactgtggcTCTGGAATTGTTAATGCATGGAGTTCTATTCCttttatccagctgtgtgccagctgtCCTGTGAGTCTGCCCTGACACGTGTTCTTGCTGTAGGTGTGACTCAGGAGGTGACAACAGCTGCCCAGGAGGCtgatgctgctctgccagctgtggcagaggtgCCTGGTGCCAcccagggagcaggggctgccagcTTTCCTCAGGAGAACAGCGGGGAGGACACCCAGGTGCTgacagctcccagtgccacccagctgctggtggcagctggTGCCTCCTCCACAGTGAGCCCTGTGCATGCAGAAGGTAGGATTCTGCCTCAAGGATTTCCACACAAGATGGGATGGTGCATCTGGAACCAGTGTCAGTGCCTGGGCA
It contains:
- the ARMH4 gene encoding armadillo-like helical domain-containing protein 4 isoform X1; the protein is MSLAPERTTAGMPRLEVEVSGFVSLAGFWTHLLSAMRRSEGFDIWVVTCSILLLSCSLPCLAQPLQDRDVTKVQHGPWAGNGLEDERTGMVDLRNSLGPSEQPVSEEPCAGSAEPSGTALDGAFTAGGAAVPASQGLGALPSAGTLPGEPQLEQDEALGAMLTTAVTTLIPPAQEESGGPTGEATTQGGVAVEPSSASPSANPLSGSTEEEEEAESSSQPPAVPQPTLSPSWEAASDHPAIPTAQAAAVTSELELLRAHTGSPLKSLAPPASVAAKHPLVATEGSLHPEAGTGVTQELPTTAGTVTIPPVDTVPPDWDDTKLGDISQGGSIPHERVTEKLGTTEPSQTTQQGVEEEEEDATRAVPSPVSPPAAPELPKESNCTVPVQGEELPAASTGSSDASHTGNLPDAHTADLGSLENISAVTAEEDTSIPPSQPEAAVVTDTQPELSPTLESSWKGVTQEVTTAAQEADAALPAVAEVPGATQGAGAASFPQENSGEDTQVLTAPSATQLLVAAGASSTVSPVHAEDLTDGILVTSEKAVPAPGGVTSGPAGQPEEPSSRTVLLVTPSSVASVRRTALPSERRGSTAVTYGLERLESEEGEEEEEEEEEEEEEEEEEEEDEEDKELDLMDESLEGDTGLPGFTLPGETSQEPLAGLENPVAQLAGVSYQVPDTIEWEQQNQGLVRSWMEKLKDKEGGKSRASPAHSRAPWPGIHPEQMLEGQRMVFPAKAGYMSGMLVPVGVGIAGALFILGALYSIKIMNRRRRNGSKRHKRKQREFNSMQDRVMLLADSSEDEF
- the ARMH4 gene encoding armadillo-like helical domain-containing protein 4 isoform X2; amino-acid sequence: MRRSEGFDIWVVTCSILLLSCSLPCLAQPLQDRDVTKVQHGPWAGNGLEDERTGMVDLRNSLGPSEQPVSEEPCAGSAEPSGTALDGAFTAGGAAVPASQGLGALPSAGTLPGEPQLEQDEALGAMLTTAVTTLIPPAQEESGGPTGEATTQGGVAVEPSSASPSANPLSGSTEEEEEAESSSQPPAVPQPTLSPSWEAASDHPAIPTAQAAAVTSELELLRAHTGSPLKSLAPPASVAAKHPLVATEGSLHPEAGTGVTQELPTTAGTVTIPPVDTVPPDWDDTKLGDISQGGSIPHERVTEKLGTTEPSQTTQQGVEEEEEDATRAVPSPVSPPAAPELPKESNCTVPVQGEELPAASTGSSDASHTGNLPDAHTADLGSLENISAVTAEEDTSIPPSQPEAAVVTDTQPELSPTLESSWKGVTQEVTTAAQEADAALPAVAEVPGATQGAGAASFPQENSGEDTQVLTAPSATQLLVAAGASSTVSPVHAEDLTDGILVTSEKAVPAPGGVTSGPAGQPEEPSSRTVLLVTPSSVASVRRTALPSERRGSTAVTYGLERLESEEGEEEEEEEEEEEEEEEEEEEDEEDKELDLMDESLEGDTGLPGFTLPGETSQEPLAGLENPVAQLAGVSYQVPDTIEWEQQNQGLVRSWMEKLKDKEGGKSRASPAHSRAPWPGIHPEQMLEGQRMVFPAKAGYMSGMLVPVGVGIAGALFILGALYSIKIMNRRRRNGSKRHKRKQREFNSMQDRVMLLADSSEDEF
- the ARMH4 gene encoding armadillo-like helical domain-containing protein 4 isoform X3, whose amino-acid sequence is MSLAPERTTAGMPRLEVEVSGFVSLAGFWTHLLSAMRRSEGFDIWVVTCSILLLSCSLPCLAQPLQDRDVTKVQHGPWAGNGLEDERTGMVDLRNSLGPSEQPVSEEPCAGSAEPSGTALDGAFTAGGAAVPASQGLGALPSAGTLPGEPQLEQDEALGAMLTTAVTTLIPPAQEESGGPTGEATTQGGVAVEPSSASPSANPLSGSTEEEEEAESSSQPPAVPQPTLSPSWEAASDHPAIPTAQAAAVTSELELLRAHTGSPLKSLAPPASVAAKHPLVATEGSLHPEAGTGVTQELPTTAGTVTIPPVDTVPPDWDDTKLGDISQGGSIPHERVTEKLGTTEPSQTTQQGVEEEEEDATRAVPSPVSPPAAPELPKESNCTVPVQGEELPAASTGSSDASHTGNLPDAHTADLGSLENISAVTAEEDTSIPPSQPEAAVVTDTQPELSPTLESSWKGVTQEVTTAAQEADAALPAVAEVPGATQGAGAASFPQENSGEDTQVLTAPSATQLLVAAGASSTVSPVHAEDLTDGILVTSEKAVPAPGGVTSGPAGQPEEPSSRTVLLVTPSSVASVRRTALPSERRGSTAVTYGLERLESEEGEEEEEEEEEEEEEEEEEEEDEEDKELDLMDESLEGDTGLPGFTLPGETSQEPLAGLENPVAQLAGVSYQVPDTIEWEQQNQGLVRSWMEKLKDKAGYMSGMLVPVGVGIAGALFILGALYSIKIMNRRRRNGSKRHKRKQREFNSMQDRVMLLADSSEDEF